One genomic region from Thunnus maccoyii chromosome 16, fThuMac1.1, whole genome shotgun sequence encodes:
- the siva1 gene encoding apoptosis regulatory protein Siva, whose amino-acid sequence MPKRACPFSETFSSQYKVHVGQQELNQYSVFGNKYRQEIYEKTKSLLFNGAKAVVGTIWTGEEKCADPQPTRPAETPASGQSLLRGQTLIGYDGRLTKATRAPGAPTAPTGCCVCQKSLGSRTPCSQCDRLACSSCTRQCSSCSSLCCSVCTTIDYSGRYDEVLCCSCST is encoded by the exons ATGCCGAAACGAGCGTGTCCTTTTTCGGAAACCTTCTCTTCACAATACAAAGTACATGTCGGGCAGCAGGAGTTGAATCAATACAGCGTGTTTGGGAACAAATACAGACAAGAAATCTACG AGAAGACAAAGAGCCTACTTTTCAACGGTGCCAAGGCAGTGGTGGGCACAATATGGACTGGGGAGGAGAAGTGCGCAGACCCGCAGCCCACCAGACCAGCTGAGACACCTGCGAGCGGCCAGTCATTGCTGAGAGGACAGACACTGATTGGATATGATGGCAGGCTGACAAAAGCAACCAGAGCACCAG GTGCACCAACAGCTCCTACCGGCTGCTGCGTGTGTCAGAAGAGCCTGGGGTCCCGGACACCATGCTCCCAATGTGACCGTCTAGCCTGTTCCTCCTGTACCCGACAGTGCTCCAGCTGTTCcagcctctgctgctctgtctgtacCACCATAGA TTACAGCGGACGATACGATGAAGTACTGTGCTGCAGTTGTTCGACGTAA